The Acidobacteriota bacterium nucleotide sequence ATATTCCAATCGATACGCCGCACCGCCTCACCGGGAACGTATTTCCGTGCCTCGTGGAAGACATAGCCCTGCCCCGGTACGGCAGTGCTGTACTCGCCGCTGCGCAAGGACGCGGCGTTGTGCCGGGCGGCGAGCTCCAGGACCCGCACCGCCTCCGCCAGCCGCGTCGCCGCGACGACATCCGAAGGGCTATCCGCGGCGGCCTCCGCGCTAGCGTCGGCGGTGGTCGGTGTCGACGGTGCTCCCGGCTGTTGGTTCACAAGATTGAGCTCCCGAGACGGCCTTCGAAACTACCGCTCCAGCCATGGCTCCTCAGGGAACGGGAACCGCCCCCAGCAGCTGTTCCACCAGAGCGTCGGCACTCACCCGCTCCGCATCCGCCAGGTAGGAACGCAGGATGCGGTGGCGCAGCACCGCCGGCGCCATGGCCCGCAGATGGTCCGGCGTCACCGCGTCGTGGCCCTCCAAGAAGGCCAGGGCTCGGGAGCTGCGGGCGAGGGCGATGGAGGCTCGGGGGGAAGCGCCGAGCTCGATGTAGCGGTCCAGCTCCAGCCCCACCGAGGATGGATCGCGGCTGGCCCGCACCAGATCCGTAGCGTAGCGGATCAGCCGATCCTCGATGAAGACCTCCCGCACCTGGCGCTGGAGGTCCAGAATCTCGCCACCGTCGAGGATCCGCGGCACCGGCGGCAGCTCCGTCTCGTCCATCACCATGCGCACCACCCGATTCTCCGCCCCCTGGCTGGGATAGCCCACCACCAGCTTGAGCAGGAAGCGGTCCAGCTGCGCCTCCGGCAGCGGGTAGGTGCCCTCCTGTTCGATGGGATTCTGGGTGGCGAAGACCAGGAACGGCAGCTGCAAGGGCAGGCTCTCGCGGCCGATGGTGACCTGCCGCTCCTGCATGGTTTCCAAGAGCGCCGACTGCACCTTCGCCGGCGCCCGGTTGATCTCGTCCGCCAGGATCAGCTGGGCGAAAATGGGGCCGCGGACGGTCTCGAAGCTACCGCTCTGCTGGTTGTAGATGCGCGTGCCGAGGATGTCCGCCGGCAGCAGATCGGGGGTGAATTGGAGCCGCTGGAAGGTCACCTGGCAGGCACGGGCCAGGAGGTTGACGGCGCGGGTCTTGCCCAGCCCCGGCACCCCCTCGATGAGCACGTGGCCGTCCGCCAACAGGGCCACCAGCAGGCCGCGGAGGAATTCCTCCTGGCCGAGGACGTGCTGCCCGATCTCCCGCTCCAGCCGTCCCAGCTCCTCCGCCGCGGCCTTTCCCGTCTTTCTGTCGTTCTTCGACATGATCCCGGGGCCGGCGGCCCCTCGCTCCTCCCGAATCCCTACGCAGTGTCAGCGGATGCCGGGATTGTATCCCACCGGAGCCGAGGGGAGCTCGCGTCAGGACGCGGGCCGCCGAAAAGCCCGGCCTCAGGAAACCACCGCGCTGTTGGGATCCTTGATCTGAGCCCCCTCGTCGAGGCCCGACACCACCTCGATGGTGATGCCGTCGGAGAGGCCCGTCTCCACGTCCCGGCGCTCGAAGGTCTGGGGAGCGACCTCCACCTCGACGTAGGGTTGCTGGTCCTGGTCGAATTGCAGCCAGCTCTCGCGAATCGCCAGCACATTCTCCCGCCGCGCCAGCACGATGTCGGCGTTGGCGCTGTAGTTGGCGCGCACGAAGACGTCCGGACGCAGCATCAGGGCGGCGCGGATCTCGAATTGGATGGCGCCGTTCTCCTCCACGCCCTTGGGGGCGATGTATTCGAGCAGAGCGTTGAAGCTCTCCTCCTCCAGAGCCCCGATGGTGAGCACCAGCTCCATCCCCTCCCGCAGCTTGCCCACCTCCGACTCGTCCACCGTGCCCTCGAAGATCATCTCGTCCATGTCGGCGATGGTGGCGATGGTGGTGCCGTCGTTGAAGGTGTTGGTCTCGATCACCGAATCTCCCTCCTCCACCGGCACCTCCAAAACCATCCCCGGCACCGTTGCCCGCACCAGGGTGTTGCTGGTCTTGCCCGACTTCTTGAGGGCTCCTTCACGGATCAGCGCCAGATTGTCCTCCGCCGCTGACACCTCCTCCTGGGCTTCCTTGAGAGCCAGCTCGAAACCCTGGAAATCCGCCGCCGCGATGAGCCCCTGGCCGAAGAGCTCGTCGTTGCGCTCGAAGTCGGTGCGGGCGTTGTCCAGGCTGATGCGGGCGCGGTTGAGGCGGTTCTCCGCGTTGCTCAGGTTCACCATGTCGGGAACGATGGTGACCCGGGCGATGAGGTCCCCCTTGGCCACTTTCTCCCCGGGCTCGACGAAGAGCTCGTCGAGGATGCCCGAGACCTGAGGCTTGATCTCGATCTCCTTGCGCGGCACCACCGAGCCGGTGGCCACGGTCTTGTGCACGATGTCGCTGTGGAACGGCTCCTCGGTGGCAAAGACCACCGGTTTCTCCTGGGATTTGGACCACAGAAAGTAGAGCGTACCGACGAAGCCGGCGACGAGCAGGAGGGCGACGAGGACGAGGAATAGTTTCTTCATCGTTGGGACTTTCTTATCCGTTGTGGGCTCTGCCGTTGTGGGCTCTGCCGTGATGGGAATCGATGGACGAGGTGGCCCACCGGAGCCGGCGAATCACTCCTGGCACCTTACTCCTGGCGCCTCACTCCTGACGCAGCGCCTCCACCGGTTTGAGACGCACCGCCCGCTGGGCCGGGATGAGCCCCGCAAGAACTCCGGAGAACACCAGGATCACCAGCGCCCGCAGCGCGCTCTGCAGATCGACGCTGGGATCCGAGAAGGCCTGAGGGGAGCCGGCGGCGGTGAGCACCTGGGACACCACCGCCAACAGGCCGACGCCCAAGACCAGGCCGAAATATCCGGCGCTGGCGGTGAGCACCACCGCCTCCAGGATCACCTGGGCGGTGATCTGCCACGGCGTCGCTCCCACCGCCCGACGTAGACCGATCTCCTTGGTGCGCTCCTTGACGATGATCAACAGGATATTGCTCACCCCGATGACCCCCGCCGACAGGGTCCCGATGCCGACGATCCAAACCAGCAGCCGAATGCCGGCGAAGAGCCCCTGAATCTTGACGTACTCTTCCTCCAGATTGAACGAACCGAAGGCCCGGGTGTCCGTGGGGGCGATCTGGTGGCGGCTGGCGAGCACCACTTTGGCCTTCTCCTCCGCCACCGAGGCTGGCACACCGTCGGCGCTGACGCAGGCCAGCCAGTCCACCTCGTCGGCGCGGTTGAAGGCGCGCTGGAAGGTGGTGAAGGGAACCACCAGACGCTGATCGTCCTCCTCCGCGCCGCCACCGTCCAGCAGCGACTCGAAAACGCCTACCACCTTGAAATACACCCCGCGGATCTCGACGCTATCCCCCACCGGGTCCTCTCCATCCTCGAAGAGCACCTCCTGCACCCGCTTGCCGATCACCGTCACCTTGCGGTTGTGCTCCAGGTCCAGCGGGTTGAGAAAACGACCCCGGAGGATGCGCACCGCCTGCACCTCCTGGTTCTCCGGCACGTCGCCGGTGACGCTGAAGCCGCCGTCGCGGTTGCCGCGGGTGACGTTGACGCCGCTACGGAAGCCTCCCAGCTGCAGCCGCGGCGCCACCACCCGCAGCTCCGGCACCTGTTCCTGAAGCGCCTCCACGTCGCCATTGTTGAGCTCGAAGGTGCGCCCCGGAGGCAGCCCCCGATAGGGCTCGGTGGTGCGCCGGGTCCAGACGAAGAAGCTGTTGGTGGCACTGCCGGTGAAGCGCTTGGCGATGCCGTTGCTCAAACCCTCGCCGGAGCCCAGCATGAGCACCAGCATGAGGATGCCCCAAAACACTCCGAAGGCGGTGAGGGCGGTGCGTAGCTTGTTGCGCCGCAGGGACTCGTAGATCTCCGCCCAATGATCGAGGTCGAAGATCACGGCGCCGCCTCGCGAGTCGTCGGCGGATGGTTGGTCCTCGGATCACTCATCCCCCCATCACTCATCACGAAGGGCCTCCACCGGCTGCACCTTGGCCGCCCGCCGCGCCGGGAAAAAGCCCGCGATGGTCCCCGCCAAGATCAACAAGAGGGTGGCGGTGACGGCGATGGGGAAATCCACCCCCGGCTGGACGAAGAATTCCGACTCCGGCAGGTGGGCGGCCCCAAACTCGAGCACCGCCACCCCCGCCACCAGGCCCAGATAGCCCGCGATGGAGGTAATCAGCACCGACTCCTGGAGTACCAGGCCGACGATGGACCACGGCGTTGCTCCCAGAGCCTTGCGCACCCCGATCTCCCGGGTGCGCTCCTGGACGGTGATCATCATGATGTTGCTCACCCCCACCACCCCGGCCAGGATGGTGCCGATGCCGATGGCCCAGACGAAGAGCCGGATGCCCCCCATCACCTGCAGGAAGCGCTGGAAAAACTCTACATTGTTGCGCACGAAGACCGCCCGGGGATCCTCCGGGGCGAAGCGGTGACGCTCCGCCAGCCCCCGGCGCACCTCCTCCGCCAGCGCCTGGGTCGCCTCGAGGCTCGGGTCGTCCACCGTGAGCATGATCTGGTTGACCCGATCCGCCCCGTTGAACACCCGCTGGGAGGTGCTGATGGGCAGGTAAATCTTCTCCTCCTCTCCCGGAGCGCCCTCGTCCCGGAACAGCCCCACCACCTTGAAAGGGATGCCGTTGATCTTCAGATACTCGCCGATGGCCGGCCGCCCCTTGAAAAGCCCCTCCGCCACCGCCTCGCCGATGGCCGCCACCTTGCGATGCTGCTCCAGATCCAGCTGGTTGAGGAAACGCCCTCGGGTGACCAGGGTCTTCTCCAGGTAGCGATGGTCCGGGTGCACGCTGCGGATGTCGTAATTGCCGTATTCGTCCCGGTAGCTCACCGTCACCGTGCCCCGCAGATAAAAGCGCGAGGTGATGTGCTCCACTCCCTCCACCCGATCCCGGATGGCCCCGTAGTCGCGGTTGGTGAGCTGGATGTCCCGCCCCGGCTGCAGCCCCCGGTGGGGCACGCTGGTCTGCCCGCTGCTGATCCAGATGCTGTTGATGGCGTCGTCGCGGAATTGATATTCCACGCCGTTGGCCATGCCCTCGCCGGAGCCCAGGAGCACGATGAGCATGAAGATGCCCCAGGCGACGCTGAAGCCGGTGAGCAGGGTGCGCAGCTTGTTCTGGCGGATGGTCGCCAGGATCTCCTGCCAACTGTCGAGGTCGAACACTCTAGCTCCCAGCAACCGGCGCGGCGGTAACCGCCTCCGCAGGCTCTTCCTCTTCCGAAGGCCCGGTCATCGGCGCCGCCAGCGGCACCTCGTCGCGCACGATGAGGCCGTCGTGGAGATGGATCACTCGATCCGTCATCCCGGCGATGTCGTGCTCGTGGGTGACGATGACTACCGTGGTGCCGCGGCGGTTGACCTCCCGCAGCACCTCCATCACCTCCAAAGAGGTCTTGGAGTCCAGGGCGCCGGTGGGCTCGTCGGCGAGGATCACCTTGGGCTCGGTGATCAGCGCCCGGGCGATGGCCACCCGCTGCTGCTGACCGCCGGAGAGCTGATTCGGCCGGTGCTCCGCCCAGGCCTCCAGCCCCACCTGCGCCAGGAGCTCCACGGCGATGCGATTGCGCTTGCGCCGCCCCACCTTCTGGTAATAGAGCGGCAACGCCACATTCTCCATGGCGTTCTTGAACGGGATCAGATTGAAGCTCTGGAAGATGAAGCCAAGGAACTGATTGCGGTAGCGCGCCGCCCGCCGCTCGTCGAGATCGCGGATCAAGGTGCCGTCGAGGTGGTAGGTCCCCTCGTCGTAGCTGTCCAGGATGCCGACGATATTCATCAGGGTCGACTTGCCCGACCCCGAGGAGCCCATGACCGACACCATCTCCCCGGCGCCGATCTCCAAGTCGATGCCCTTGAGCACGTGTAGGCTGCTGCCGCCGGTGCGGTAGCTCTTGTGCAGGTCTTGGAGATGAATCATGGTTCGGTCGGACCTCGGGGAGGCGGGCGCTTTCGCTCCCGGCGTCGTGCTTCTCAGCACCGTGCTTCGTAGAGCCGTCGCCGTCCTTCTCAGGACGGTGCTGCTCGGCGTGTTGCTTCTCGTTGGCGGACGGGGCGCGGGAACCGTCAGCGGAGCACTCTTCACCCCTCCACCGGCCCCCGGCTACCTTGTCTACGAGTCAGGGCCGAAAAATGTTTTGCTCACGGCACCAGCACCGCCGCCCCTTGGAGCTCGCCGTCCCGTAGCTGCCGCAGCGCCTCGTTGGCCTGATCCAGAGGAAACGAGGTCACCCGGGTGCGCACCGGCACCTGCGGAGCTACCCGGAAGAATTCCTCGGCGTCCCGGCGAGTGAGATTGGCTACCGAGCGAATCACCCGCTCGTTCCACAAATGGCGGTAGGGAAAGGATGGAATGTCGCTCATATGAATGCCGGCGCACACCACCGTGCCCCCCTTGATCACCGCCTCCAAGGCTCGAGGCACCAGTACCCCCACCGGAGCGAAGAGCAGCGCCGCATCCAGGAGTTCCGGCGGCAGCTGATCCGAACCGCCGGCCCAATGGGCCCCCAGGGAGCGGGCGAACTCCTGGCCCTTCTCGTCTCCCGGGCGGGTGAAGGCATAAACCTCCCGCCCCTGAAAGATGGCCACCTGGGCCAGGATGTGGGCTGCGGCACCGAAGCCGTAGAGCCCCAGCCGGCGTGCTTCCCCCGCCATGCGAAGGGAGCGGTAACCGATAAGGCCGGCGCACAAGAGCGGTGCCGCCTCCACCGCCCCAAACTCGTCGGGAATGGGAAAACAATAGCGGGCGTCCGCCACCGTCCGCTCCGCGTAGCCGCCGTCGATCTGATAGCCGGTGAAGCCGGGGGCATCGCAGAGATTTTCCCGGTCGTTGCGACAGAACCGGCACTGACCGCAGGTATGCCCCAGCCAGGGGACTCCCACCCGCTGCCCCACTTCGAAGCCTTTCACCGCCGCCCCAGCCTCCAGCACCTCGCCGACGATCTCGTGGCCGAGGATCAGCGGCAGCCTGGGTTCGGTAAGCTCACCGTCGTAGATGTGCAGATCCGTCCGGCAGACGCCACAGGCCAGGACCTGGAGGCGCAGCTGATGGGCACCCGGCCGAGGCTCCGGCACCTCCTGCCACACCAACTCCCGTCCCGGCTGCTCCAACACCATGGCCTTCACGATCTCGTCTCCTCCCGGCCTTCCCGGGACCGCTGAACCTCTCCCATCTTCATACCGTATAGACTACTAGCTGAGCAAACGCTCAACCAGAACGTCCATTTCAGAAAGGATCCCCCTATGCAGACCCCCAGGTTTGGTGCATTCCCCTTTTCCCATCTCTTGCAGCGCCGCGGGCTGGCGGCGCTCCTGGCCATCGCCCTTCTGGCTACTCTCTTCACCGCCCCGGCCTTCGCCCACGGTGACAAGGACGCCAAGGACCACGATCACGATCATGATCATGCGGAGATGGCCGCCAAGGAAGCCATGGCCGGCGGCGAGGCCGCCAAGGCCGCGCTGCTGCGCAATTGGGAGGGCGTCAACAAGAAGCTCGTGGACCTCGCCGAGGCCATTCCAGCGGAGCACTACGGCTGGCGGCCCATGGAGGGCGTACGCTCGGTGAGCGAGACCTTCATGCACGTGGCCGGCGCCAACTACTTTCTCTCCTCCCCCTTCGGCACCGAGATGCCCGAGGGCGTGCGCGAGCTGGAGCAGATCACCGACAAGGCCAAGGTGGTGGAAACCCTCCAAGACTCCATCGACAAGGCCGGCGCGGCGCTCAAGGACCTCGACGTGAGCCGCGGTGCCGAGGAGCTCAACCTCTTCGGCCGCACCATGACCCGCAACGACGTGGTGCTCATCCTCCTCAGCCACGCCCACGAGCACCTGGGACAGGCCATCGCCTACGCCCGTTCCAACGAGATCGTCCCACCCTGGAGCCGGCCCCAACCCGCCGATGACGGTGCGGACGACTCCGGCGACGACGATTCCGGCCGCTAAGCTGACGAGAGCTTCCACCGGCAGGAGAGTCTCCGGACCTCCGCCGGTGGGACCGCTCACGTCGCGGCGAAATCAGTCGCCGCTCGACTCCAATCCCAAGAGCTCCTCCAGCTCGTCCACCACCGCCTGAGCCTCTTTACGCCCCGGGATCTGCGAAGCCACCACGTGCTCCTCGTCGGCGGTGCTGCGCACATAGAGGTTGTAGTACTGGCGCTGTCCGGACTTCATCCCCCGGCGGATCTCGAAACGGTCGATCTCCGCCACCGGCATCCGCCAGCCGCTGCGAATCCCCAGCAGGCTCTTGGTCAGCTGCAACCAGCCGCTTTCCGCGTGCACGGTGTAGCTGCGTAGCCACAGCTCCAAGACCCACCAAAGCAAGAGCAGGGCGAAGATCCCGAAGACCAGCGGAAAGCCCCAGGGAGCGTCGGAGCGGTAGAGGAAGAACGTCACCCCGGACCAGATCAGCCAGAAGATGGTCGCGCCGATGGCGACCCCGGGATTGCGGGCCATGCCGAAGCGAAACCTGCGGCCGGTGCCGGAAGCTTCGATCTTCGCGCCGCTGCGGGCCAGCGCCGGGGCCCGCTCGTGACCGGACAGGGGCACCGAGGGGAGCGGCTGGCTGCTTCGCTGGCCCCGCAGCTGGTGCAGATCCTGGGGCTCCGGGTCGACGACGCCATCCTCCGCCAGGGCGAAGACCGGCAGATCGAAGCTGGCGTGATAGTCCACCCCCGCCACCGCCGCCTTCACCTGCAGCAGCCACACCACCTTGTGGTCGCCCTCCTCGCCGGTGGTCGCCACGCCCTCGGGAACTTTGAACGCCACGGGGATCTCGACCCCGTCCCGGGAGCGGCGGGTCACGGTGACCTGCTGCTGGTCCTCCCACAGGGTGTCCTTGCGGGTGCTGCGATTCTTCCCGGAGCCGGTGCTGTAAGAGTGCACCGCGGAGAGGGTGACGTCGAAGCCGTTGGCCGGATCCACCGCCGCCGAGGTCACCACCCGGCCCCCGAGCTGCTCCCCGGGAGCGATGGGCACCTGCTCCAGATGCAGCGTGGAAACCCCGTAGCGGCGCCACCGCAGCATGGCCTGGATCGCCTTGAACACCAGCCAGATTCCCACCAGCGGAAAGAGCAGACCGATGAGGATCAGGTGGTTGCCGGACTCCCATTCCTCCTGAAAGACGAAGAGGATGGGCGAGGACACCGCATTCCACAGCAGAGCGAAGATCACCCAGCCGATGGCGCCGGCACGATCGGTGTATTGGATCGTCTTGTCGGCCCAATCCTCCCGCCACCGCCAAGGATGGCCGGGGTCCTCTGTCTGCCGGGCCAGCTGCTTGCCGAGCCTCCGGGTGCCGATGAAACCGAAAATGATCAAGCCGAAACCGACGCCGCCGAAGGTCACCATGAAGAGCGCGTAAAAGCCCAGCTTCTCCCAGCGCACCTCCCGGTCGAGCACCGCTTGGGACGGATCCTCGGGGTTGACGAAGGCGCGATACGGATCACCGCTGTCCCGATACCGCTCCAGCCGCCGGGCCATGCGCTCCTGGTAGCTGCCGATATTGTCCGAACCGCTGTGGATGCCCACCTTGGTGGACTCGTAGGACGCCCCTTCGAAGCGATAGGTGTAGCGCGCCGTCACCGAATAGCTGGTGGAGTCGTCCCCCCGGTGGGTCTCGAGCTGCGCATCCTCGATCACCGCCGGAACCTCCACCCACTGGCGCATCTGGTAGGACTCCCAGAAGGACATCCCGATGAGCACCGCCATCACCACCCCGATGGCGGCGAACGGCAGGGCGAAGAGGATCAGGCAACCCAACCCCTTGCGAGTATCCTTCCCATCGATGTTCTGGCTCATGGCCCAGCTCCCCCCTAACGATTCAATCGCAATCAAGAATGTCGGCGGCTCCCGCGCCTCACTTCTATCACGGCCCGGCATCCTGGCCCGAGACCACCGCCGGACTGCTTGCGGGCTGTCCGGCGGAAGACGCTACACTCTTGTTGCGAAGAATCCTCTCGAGCGATTGGCATCCCCCAACCCCAACAACCCCTCGGAGCCCAACCGATGACCTCTTCTTCTCCCCAGACGGAACCTTCCCCTGAGACCCATCCTGCGGAGCCGCAGATCGCCTCCACCGTCGAGTGCACTTTCACCGATCCCAAAGTCGCCTGGCGCTGGCTCGATTGGCTCCAGGGCGGCCACCTCGCCGACGTCTGCGCCGCCGGTGCCCTGGCAGCGGACGCGGTGCTCCTGGACGGCGAACCGGTGCGCTGCCAGGCGCGCTACCGCTTCTCCCACCGCGCCGCCTTCGAAGCCTACGAGCGCGACCACGCCCCGCGCCTCCGGGCCGAAGGTCTCGAGCTCTTCCCGCTGGAATTGGGCCTCAGCTATTCCCGCACCCTCGGCGAGATCCGCTCCACCCATCACTGACCTCCAATTCCTTCGCCTCGCACCCACAGGAGATTCCCATGACCGACTCGTCCCAGCCCTCCCGCATCGCCCTGGTCACCGGCGGCAGCCGTGGCATCGGCCGCGCCATCGTCGAAGCCCTGCTCAAAACCGGCTGGACCGTCCATTTCTGCAGCCGCTCCCAAAGCTCCGTCGACGAAGCCCTCGATGATCTGCGTCCGCGCTTCGGGGATGCCGTCGCCGGCACCGCCCTCGACGTCGGCGATCAACAATTGGTTGCCACTTGGGTCGCCACCGCCCTCGAAGCCCACGGCCGCATCGACTGCCTGGTCAACAACGCCGGCCTCGGCACCTTCGCTCCCGTCGACGAGCTCACCGCCGACCAATGGCGCCAAGTCCTCCGCACCAACCTCGACGGCGCCTTCTACTGCCTACACGCCGTCGCCGGCCCCATGCGCCGCCAAGGCGATGGCTGGATTTTCAACATTTCCTCCCTCGCCGGCCGCAACCCCTTCGCCGGTGGCGCCGCCTACAACGCCAGTAAATTCGGGCTCCTCGGCCTTTCCGACGCCGCCATGCTCGACCTGCGCCAGGACGGGATCCGCGTCTCCGCCATCCTCCCCGGCAGCGTAGACACCGCCTTCCACCACCGCGACGACACCGGCTGGATGATGCACCCGGAAGACGTCGCCCAGGCCGTCATCGACCTGCTCCAATATCCCACCCGGACCCTCCCCAGCCGCATCGAGCTGCGTCCCACCAAGCCGCCAAAGTGAGTATCTCTCCTAACTTCTTCCAACTCTTCGGACCCAATTGCTGACGAGCTCTCCGTTGCTGCAGACACGAAAAACTTTGGCA carries:
- a CDS encoding MoxR family ATPase, with protein sequence MSKNDRKTGKAAAEELGRLEREIGQHVLGQEEFLRGLLVALLADGHVLIEGVPGLGKTRAVNLLARACQVTFQRLQFTPDLLPADILGTRIYNQQSGSFETVRGPIFAQLILADEINRAPAKVQSALLETMQERQVTIGRESLPLQLPFLVFATQNPIEQEGTYPLPEAQLDRFLLKLVVGYPSQGAENRVVRMVMDETELPPVPRILDGGEILDLQRQVREVFIEDRLIRYATDLVRASRDPSSVGLELDRYIELGASPRASIALARSSRALAFLEGHDAVTPDHLRAMAPAVLRHRILRSYLADAERVSADALVEQLLGAVPVP
- a CDS encoding efflux RND transporter periplasmic adaptor subunit; translated protein: MKKLFLVLVALLLVAGFVGTLYFLWSKSQEKPVVFATEEPFHSDIVHKTVATGSVVPRKEIEIKPQVSGILDELFVEPGEKVAKGDLIARVTIVPDMVNLSNAENRLNRARISLDNARTDFERNDELFGQGLIAAADFQGFELALKEAQEEVSAAEDNLALIREGALKKSGKTSNTLVRATVPGMVLEVPVEEGDSVIETNTFNDGTTIATIADMDEMIFEGTVDESEVGKLREGMELVLTIGALEEESFNALLEYIAPKGVEENGAIQFEIRAALMLRPDVFVRANYSANADIVLARRENVLAIRESWLQFDQDQQPYVEVEVAPQTFERRDVETGLSDGITIEVVSGLDEGAQIKDPNSAVVS
- a CDS encoding ABC transporter permease codes for the protein MIFDLDHWAEIYESLRRNKLRTALTAFGVFWGILMLVLMLGSGEGLSNGIAKRFTGSATNSFFVWTRRTTEPYRGLPPGRTFELNNGDVEALQEQVPELRVVAPRLQLGGFRSGVNVTRGNRDGGFSVTGDVPENQEVQAVRILRGRFLNPLDLEHNRKVTVIGKRVQEVLFEDGEDPVGDSVEIRGVYFKVVGVFESLLDGGGAEEDDQRLVVPFTTFQRAFNRADEVDWLACVSADGVPASVAEEKAKVVLASRHQIAPTDTRAFGSFNLEEEYVKIQGLFAGIRLLVWIVGIGTLSAGVIGVSNILLIIVKERTKEIGLRRAVGATPWQITAQVILEAVVLTASAGYFGLVLGVGLLAVVSQVLTAAGSPQAFSDPSVDLQSALRALVILVFSGVLAGLIPAQRAVRLKPVEALRQE
- a CDS encoding ABC transporter permease; the encoded protein is MFDLDSWQEILATIRQNKLRTLLTGFSVAWGIFMLIVLLGSGEGMANGVEYQFRDDAINSIWISSGQTSVPHRGLQPGRDIQLTNRDYGAIRDRVEGVEHITSRFYLRGTVTVSYRDEYGNYDIRSVHPDHRYLEKTLVTRGRFLNQLDLEQHRKVAAIGEAVAEGLFKGRPAIGEYLKINGIPFKVVGLFRDEGAPGEEEKIYLPISTSQRVFNGADRVNQIMLTVDDPSLEATQALAEEVRRGLAERHRFAPEDPRAVFVRNNVEFFQRFLQVMGGIRLFVWAIGIGTILAGVVGVSNIMMITVQERTREIGVRKALGATPWSIVGLVLQESVLITSIAGYLGLVAGVAVLEFGAAHLPESEFFVQPGVDFPIAVTATLLLILAGTIAGFFPARRAAKVQPVEALRDE
- a CDS encoding ABC transporter ATP-binding protein; protein product: MIHLQDLHKSYRTGGSSLHVLKGIDLEIGAGEMVSVMGSSGSGKSTLMNIVGILDSYDEGTYHLDGTLIRDLDERRAARYRNQFLGFIFQSFNLIPFKNAMENVALPLYYQKVGRRKRNRIAVELLAQVGLEAWAEHRPNQLSGGQQQRVAIARALITEPKVILADEPTGALDSKTSLEVMEVLREVNRRGTTVVIVTHEHDIAGMTDRVIHLHDGLIVRDEVPLAAPMTGPSEEEEPAEAVTAAPVAGS
- a CDS encoding zinc-dependent alcohol dehydrogenase family protein encodes the protein MKAMVLEQPGRELVWQEVPEPRPGAHQLRLQVLACGVCRTDLHIYDGELTEPRLPLILGHEIVGEVLEAGAAVKGFEVGQRVGVPWLGHTCGQCRFCRNDRENLCDAPGFTGYQIDGGYAERTVADARYCFPIPDEFGAVEAAPLLCAGLIGYRSLRMAGEARRLGLYGFGAAAHILAQVAIFQGREVYAFTRPGDEKGQEFARSLGAHWAGGSDQLPPELLDAALLFAPVGVLVPRALEAVIKGGTVVCAGIHMSDIPSFPYRHLWNERVIRSVANLTRRDAEEFFRVAPQVPVRTRVTSFPLDQANEALRQLRDGELQGAAVLVP
- a CDS encoding DinB family protein, which translates into the protein MQTPRFGAFPFSHLLQRRGLAALLAIALLATLFTAPAFAHGDKDAKDHDHDHDHAEMAAKEAMAGGEAAKAALLRNWEGVNKKLVDLAEAIPAEHYGWRPMEGVRSVSETFMHVAGANYFLSSPFGTEMPEGVRELEQITDKAKVVETLQDSIDKAGAALKDLDVSRGAEELNLFGRTMTRNDVVLILLSHAHEHLGQAIAYARSNEIVPPWSRPQPADDGADDSGDDDSGR
- a CDS encoding DUF3592 domain-containing protein, with the translated sequence MSQNIDGKDTRKGLGCLILFALPFAAIGVVMAVLIGMSFWESYQMRQWVEVPAVIEDAQLETHRGDDSTSYSVTARYTYRFEGASYESTKVGIHSGSDNIGSYQERMARRLERYRDSGDPYRAFVNPEDPSQAVLDREVRWEKLGFYALFMVTFGGVGFGLIIFGFIGTRRLGKQLARQTEDPGHPWRWREDWADKTIQYTDRAGAIGWVIFALLWNAVSSPILFVFQEEWESGNHLILIGLLFPLVGIWLVFKAIQAMLRWRRYGVSTLHLEQVPIAPGEQLGGRVVTSAAVDPANGFDVTLSAVHSYSTGSGKNRSTRKDTLWEDQQQVTVTRRSRDGVEIPVAFKVPEGVATTGEEGDHKVVWLLQVKAAVAGVDYHASFDLPVFALAEDGVVDPEPQDLHQLRGQRSSQPLPSVPLSGHERAPALARSGAKIEASGTGRRFRFGMARNPGVAIGATIFWLIWSGVTFFLYRSDAPWGFPLVFGIFALLLLWWVLELWLRSYTVHAESGWLQLTKSLLGIRSGWRMPVAEIDRFEIRRGMKSGQRQYYNLYVRSTADEEHVVASQIPGRKEAQAVVDELEELLGLESSGD
- a CDS encoding DUF4286 domain-containing protein, with product MTSSSPQTEPSPETHPAEPQIASTVECTFTDPKVAWRWLDWLQGGHLADVCAAGALAADAVLLDGEPVRCQARYRFSHRAAFEAYERDHAPRLRAEGLELFPLELGLSYSRTLGEIRSTHH
- a CDS encoding SDR family oxidoreductase, coding for MTDSSQPSRIALVTGGSRGIGRAIVEALLKTGWTVHFCSRSQSSVDEALDDLRPRFGDAVAGTALDVGDQQLVATWVATALEAHGRIDCLVNNAGLGTFAPVDELTADQWRQVLRTNLDGAFYCLHAVAGPMRRQGDGWIFNISSLAGRNPFAGGAAYNASKFGLLGLSDAAMLDLRQDGIRVSAILPGSVDTAFHHRDDTGWMMHPEDVAQAVIDLLQYPTRTLPSRIELRPTKPPK